From the Nodularia sp. NIES-3585 genome, one window contains:
- a CDS encoding Uma2 family endonuclease encodes MTQAITKPKVVTYAEFVEWKPEGRRYELHNGEIFEMPQPLGEHEDIGGFLTLEVSAEIKRLKLPYTIPKQALVKPPESESAYLPDVLILNRANLVNEPLWKKQSTVTQSASVPLVIEVVSTNWRDDYYKKLADYEEMGIPEYWVVDYLALGGRKFIGNPKQPTISVYQLIEGEYQVSQFQGSDRIQSPAFPELNLTPEQIFHAGSDSNL; translated from the coding sequence ATGACTCAAGCCATAACTAAGCCCAAAGTAGTAACTTATGCAGAGTTTGTAGAGTGGAAACCTGAAGGTAGACGCTATGAATTACATAATGGGGAAATTTTTGAAATGCCACAGCCATTGGGAGAACATGAAGATATTGGGGGATTTTTGACGCTAGAAGTATCTGCGGAGATTAAACGGCTAAAACTTCCCTACACTATCCCTAAACAAGCATTGGTTAAACCACCTGAAAGTGAATCGGCTTATTTACCAGATGTTTTGATATTGAACCGGGCTAATTTGGTAAATGAACCTTTGTGGAAAAAACAATCAACTGTTACTCAAAGTGCATCAGTCCCATTGGTGATTGAAGTGGTTAGCACTAACTGGCGAGATGATTACTACAAAAAGTTAGCTGATTATGAGGAAATGGGTATTCCTGAATATTGGGTAGTAGATTATCTAGCTTTAGGGGGAAGGAAATTTATCGGTAACCCCAAACAGCCCACTATTTCTGTATACCAACTAATTGAAGGTGAGTATCAAGTTAGTCAGTTTCAAGGAAGCGATCGCATTCAATCGCCAGCATTCCCAGAGTTAAATTTGACTCCTGAGCAAATTTTCCATGCCGGAAGTGATAGTAATTTGTAA
- the map gene encoding type I methionyl aminopeptidase, whose product MNIFSNLLPQRTQTKPAKKQRRGIEIKSPREIEIMRQSGKIVATVLKEISEMVKPGMSTADLDTYAEKRIREMDATPSFKGYHGFTGSICSSINNEVVHGIPNAKKVIRTGDVLKVDTGAYYQGFHGDSCITIAVGDVTTDAAKLIRVAEEALFKGIEQVKAGAYLLDLAGAIEDHVKGNGFSVVEEFTGHGVGRNLHEEPSVFNFRTREMPNVKLRAGMTLAIEPILNAGSKHTRILSDRWTAVTVDNSLSAQFEHTILVTETGYEILTDRTKI is encoded by the coding sequence ATGAACATTTTCAGTAATTTGCTCCCTCAAAGAACCCAAACTAAACCCGCCAAAAAACAACGCCGAGGTATTGAAATTAAATCGCCGCGTGAAATTGAGATTATGCGGCAATCAGGAAAAATTGTGGCTACTGTACTCAAAGAAATTTCTGAAATGGTAAAGCCAGGAATGAGTACAGCAGATTTGGATACCTATGCAGAAAAACGTATCCGGGAAATGGATGCTACACCTAGTTTTAAGGGATATCACGGTTTTACTGGTTCTATTTGTTCCAGCATTAATAATGAAGTCGTCCATGGCATCCCAAATGCTAAAAAAGTCATTCGCACTGGGGATGTATTAAAAGTTGATACAGGCGCTTATTATCAAGGTTTTCATGGTGATTCCTGCATTACAATTGCCGTGGGTGATGTCACCACAGATGCAGCTAAATTGATTCGCGTAGCTGAAGAAGCTCTTTTTAAAGGCATTGAACAAGTCAAAGCCGGTGCTTATTTGCTTGACCTTGCAGGAGCAATAGAAGACCATGTAAAAGGAAACGGCTTCAGTGTAGTTGAAGAATTTACCGGACATGGTGTTGGTCGTAATCTACACGAAGAACCTTCAGTTTTCAACTTCCGCACGCGCGAAATGCCCAATGTGAAACTTCGTGCTGGAATGACTTTGGCAATTGAACCGATTTTGAATGCAGGTTCTAAGCACACCAGGATATTATCTGACAGATGGACAGCTGTAACTGTAGATAATTCACTATCAGCGCAGTTTGAGCATACAATCCTGGTGACAGAAACAGGTTACGAGATTCTGACAGACCGCACAAAAATTTAA
- a CDS encoding plastocyanin/azurin family copper-binding protein, with translation MTWLFEKFVKDLYLALPDGHRTIRQIIIVCLLLCLGFVSNNQAIAANSPENLLKQPATEITISLGNSANELKFEPDHLEFVPGKRYLLRLNNPSQLKHYFTAKDFADGIWTQKVQAGKVEVKGAIHELELKPGGEAEWVFVPMKPGSYNLHCSIPGHTEAGMNGEITIR, from the coding sequence ATGACTTGGTTATTTGAAAAATTTGTTAAAGATTTATACCTTGCTTTGCCTGATGGACACCGTACCATTCGGCAGATAATTATAGTATGTTTGCTGCTGTGTCTGGGTTTTGTCAGTAATAATCAAGCGATCGCCGCTAACTCTCCAGAAAATTTACTTAAACAACCAGCTACAGAAATTACGATTAGTTTAGGTAATTCTGCCAACGAACTCAAATTTGAACCCGATCATTTAGAATTTGTCCCCGGCAAACGCTATCTACTGCGCCTGAATAATCCCAGCCAATTGAAGCATTATTTCACCGCCAAAGACTTTGCAGATGGGATTTGGACACAAAAAGTCCAAGCAGGCAAAGTAGAAGTTAAAGGCGCAATTCATGAACTAGAACTCAAGCCGGGCGGTGAAGCAGAATGGGTGTTTGTACCGATGAAACCAGGAAGCTATAATTTACACTGCTCCATACCAGGTCATACAGAAGCAGGTATGAATGGTGAAATTACGATTCGCTAA
- a CDS encoding VOC family protein, whose protein sequence is MHHASIRTANIHQAITFYEQLGFTVCERFTTGYTLACWMTGLDGRIELIQIPEPKPAPDAFSDEHYVGYYHLSFDLTAITSDLPSWLTNLELRVNAVADLPPLKILLAPTQQQIGDRIWEVAFIADTDGLPLEFIRCLAKLG, encoded by the coding sequence ATGCACCACGCTTCGATTCGGACTGCGAATATTCATCAAGCGATCACTTTCTATGAACAGTTAGGGTTTACAGTTTGTGAACGCTTCACTACAGGCTATACTCTGGCTTGCTGGATGACCGGATTGGATGGCAGAATTGAATTAATCCAAATTCCGGAACCAAAACCAGCGCCGGATGCTTTTAGTGATGAACATTATGTGGGGTACTATCATCTGTCTTTTGACTTAACTGCAATCACATCAGATTTACCTAGTTGGTTGACAAATTTAGAATTACGTGTTAATGCGGTAGCAGATTTACCACCCTTGAAAATACTTTTAGCACCGACACAGCAACAAATAGGCGATCGCATCTGGGAAGTGGCTTTTATTGCTGATACTGATGGCTTACCCCTAGAATTTATCCGCTGTTTGGCTAAACTCGGTTAA
- a CDS encoding TIGR02652 family protein — protein sequence MMNPGLQYPIFGPDIQCPHCRQTIPALTLTDTYLCPRHGAFEADPKTGELVHLQSGRHWRRWNNDWYRQHTHPDGIRFEIHEALDKLYTQGYRATRVIIATRYQELMSGYLERSTPWRSGQPETSCARLYGLPVDFSPDAAEDPCWDVINFDLEKEPGVPVRYPYFRLFE from the coding sequence ATGATGAATCCAGGCTTGCAGTACCCTATATTTGGCCCTGACATTCAGTGTCCTCACTGTCGTCAGACTATTCCAGCGCTGACACTAACAGACACGTATTTGTGTCCGCGTCACGGTGCTTTTGAGGCTGATCCTAAAACTGGAGAGTTAGTTCATCTACAGTCGGGTCGTCATTGGCGACGCTGGAATAATGATTGGTATAGACAGCACACCCATCCTGATGGGATTCGCTTTGAAATCCACGAGGCACTGGATAAGCTATACACGCAAGGTTACCGAGCCACAAGAGTTATTATTGCTACGCGATACCAGGAGTTAATGAGTGGCTATTTAGAACGCAGCACACCTTGGCGTTCTGGACAGCCGGAAACTAGCTGTGCCAGATTATACGGCTTACCTGTGGATTTTAGTCCAGATGCTGCGGAAGACCCTTGTTGGGATGTGATTAATTTTGATTTGGAAAAAGAGCCTGGTGTCCCTGTACGCTACCCCTATTTCCGATTGTTTGAGTAA
- a CDS encoding gamma carbonic anhydrase family protein: MSTASYWPSPDFSQAAFIAANAVVIGSVNIQAGASIWYGAVVRADVERIDIGECTNIQDGAVLHGDPGLPTILENHVTVGHRAVIHSAYIERGSLVGIGAIVLDGVRVGHGSIIGAGAVVTKNIPPLSLVVGVPGKVLRQLQEQEAAELIQHAESYKKLALVHAGKGNDIGFHQKK; encoded by the coding sequence GTGTCTACAGCTTCTTACTGGCCATCTCCCGATTTTTCTCAAGCAGCCTTCATCGCAGCCAACGCTGTAGTCATAGGTTCAGTAAACATTCAAGCCGGGGCTAGCATTTGGTATGGTGCAGTCGTCAGGGCAGATGTGGAACGAATTGATATTGGTGAATGTACAAACATTCAGGATGGGGCAGTTTTACATGGTGATCCAGGTTTACCAACAATTTTAGAAAATCATGTCACCGTAGGACATCGTGCCGTCATCCATTCAGCCTACATTGAACGTGGCAGCTTGGTTGGCATTGGTGCGATCGTTTTGGATGGGGTAAGAGTGGGTCATGGTAGCATAATTGGTGCTGGTGCAGTAGTCACGAAAAATATCCCCCCCTTGTCCCTAGTTGTGGGTGTTCCCGGTAAAGTATTGCGCCAACTTCAAGAACAGGAAGCCGCAGAATTGATTCAACACGCTGAAAGTTACAAAAAGTTAGCTTTGGTTCATGCCGGAAAAGGAAATGATATCGGCTTTCACCAAAAGAAATAG
- a CDS encoding photosystem II protein Y, producing the protein MDIDYRIAIVVAPIAIAASWAAFNIGAAALRQVQNFLNREA; encoded by the coding sequence ATGGATATCGATTACCGTATTGCCATCGTTGTTGCACCAATTGCCATTGCTGCGAGTTGGGCTGCCTTTAACATTGGTGCCGCAGCTTTAAGACAAGTTCAAAACTTTTTGAACAGAGAAGCCTAA
- a CDS encoding folylpolyglutamate synthase/dihydrofolate synthase family protein, whose amino-acid sequence MDINSLLQPFQHFGVHLGLSRIIKLLANLGNPHHQVPVIHVAGTNGKGSVCAYLDSVLTEAGYRTGRYTSPHLVHWTERICLNKQPISAAEFSKLILQVQGAIQPDDDYPTQFEVITAAAWLYFAQAKVDVAVVEVGLGGRLDATNVCDQPLVTIITSISREHWQQLGPTVADIAREKAGIIKPRCPVVVGKLPPDAEKVVVLRAQELQCSYIVPQPADQIAPGWAEYQTIENSQTIKYPLPLQGQIQLTNSAVALAAVEILQKSGWVISQEAIVNGMSKTEWPGRMQWVTWNQQKLLIDGAHNPAAAHVLRDYLDSLDTPKITWVMGMLSTKEHRDIFQALLRAHDQLYLVPVPDHSSANPVELAKIAREICPELSLCQTHPDLSSALEAAFTSTNNQVVLCGSLYLIGHFFTISPSK is encoded by the coding sequence GTGGATATTAATTCTTTACTCCAACCCTTTCAGCATTTCGGCGTTCATCTGGGACTGTCGCGCATTATCAAACTGTTGGCAAATCTCGGCAACCCTCACCACCAAGTCCCAGTAATTCATGTTGCTGGTACTAACGGCAAAGGCTCGGTTTGTGCTTATCTTGACTCTGTACTGACTGAGGCTGGGTATCGTACAGGACGTTATACATCTCCTCATTTAGTCCATTGGACAGAACGCATTTGTTTGAACAAACAGCCAATTTCTGCGGCAGAATTCAGCAAATTAATCCTACAAGTCCAAGGGGCTATTCAACCTGATGATGATTACCCAACTCAGTTTGAGGTGATTACCGCAGCTGCTTGGTTGTATTTTGCTCAAGCTAAAGTCGATGTCGCAGTGGTAGAGGTGGGTTTAGGGGGGCGCTTGGATGCGACTAATGTTTGTGACCAGCCATTAGTCACAATAATTACGTCAATTAGCCGTGAACACTGGCAGCAACTAGGTCCCACTGTGGCTGATATTGCCAGAGAAAAAGCAGGTATTATTAAACCTAGATGTCCGGTTGTGGTGGGTAAATTGCCACCAGATGCGGAAAAAGTCGTAGTATTACGCGCTCAAGAATTACAATGCTCATATATTGTGCCTCAACCTGCTGATCAAATCGCTCCCGGATGGGCTGAGTATCAAACTATTGAAAATTCCCAAACAATTAAATATCCTTTGCCATTACAGGGGCAAATTCAATTAACTAATTCCGCTGTGGCTTTAGCTGCTGTAGAGATTCTCCAAAAATCAGGTTGGGTGATTTCTCAAGAGGCTATTGTAAATGGGATGAGTAAAACCGAATGGCCAGGGCGAATGCAATGGGTGACTTGGAACCAGCAAAAACTATTAATTGATGGCGCGCATAATCCCGCCGCAGCCCACGTACTGCGAGATTATCTAGATAGTTTAGATACTCCTAAAATAACTTGGGTTATGGGAATGCTTTCTACTAAAGAGCATAGAGATATTTTTCAAGCTTTACTGCGAGCGCATGACCAATTATATCTCGTCCCAGTCCCAGATCATAGTTCTGCTAATCCTGTTGAATTAGCCAAAATAGCCCGTGAAATTTGTCCAGAATTATCGCTATGTCAAACTCATCCCGATTTATCATCAGCCCTAGAAGCAGCCTTCACTTCCACAAATAATCAAGTTGTTTTATGTGGTTCTCTTTACCTAATCGGGCATTTTTTCACAATTTCGCCCTCAAAGTAA
- a CDS encoding sugar ABC transporter substrate-binding protein, translating to MMQLRKFKQLAAWALIGLFTSWMVSCSTANVSTNTQQSASGEATVEFWTMQLQPQFTEYFQNLITNFEAQNSSIKVNWVDIPWSAMENKILTAVSANTPPDVVNLNPVFASQLAGRNAWLDLDTKISNEERSSYLPNIWKASTLNGKSFGVPWYLTTRLTIYNTDLLKQAGISQVPATFGELADVAQQIKDKTGKYAFFVTFAPQDSGEVLESFVQMGVTLVNTEGKAAFNSPEGKAAFQYWVDLYKKGLLPREVLTQGHRHAIDLYQSGQTAFLASGPEFLKTIATNAPQIAAASAIAPQLTGDTGKKNVAVMNVVVPRASKHPDAAVKFALFLTNDENQLAFAKEANVLPSTIKALGDSYFKNVPQTASTVEKARITSAAQLQQAEILIPTLRDSKRLQRAIYENLQAAMLDQKTVDKALEDAAQEWDNRA from the coding sequence ATGATGCAATTACGAAAATTCAAACAACTGGCTGCTTGGGCATTAATTGGCTTATTTACCAGTTGGATGGTAAGTTGTAGTACTGCAAATGTTAGTACAAATACACAACAGTCTGCTTCAGGAGAGGCCACTGTTGAGTTTTGGACAATGCAACTCCAACCCCAATTTACAGAATACTTTCAAAACCTGATTACAAATTTTGAAGCTCAGAATTCTAGTATAAAGGTTAACTGGGTGGATATACCCTGGTCGGCAATGGAGAACAAAATTTTAACAGCTGTTTCAGCAAATACGCCACCGGATGTAGTCAATCTCAATCCAGTTTTTGCTTCCCAATTGGCGGGAAGAAATGCTTGGTTAGACTTAGATACAAAAATCTCCAATGAAGAACGTTCCTCCTATTTACCGAATATCTGGAAAGCTAGCACCCTCAATGGCAAGAGTTTTGGTGTTCCCTGGTACCTCACTACACGGTTAACCATTTATAACACTGATTTATTAAAACAGGCAGGTATCAGCCAAGTACCAGCCACCTTCGGAGAATTAGCAGATGTAGCGCAGCAAATTAAAGATAAGACGGGCAAATATGCTTTTTTTGTGACATTTGCACCGCAAGATTCCGGAGAAGTGTTGGAATCCTTTGTGCAAATGGGAGTGACCCTAGTAAATACCGAGGGTAAAGCGGCTTTTAATTCTCCAGAAGGTAAAGCAGCATTTCAATACTGGGTAGATTTATATAAAAAAGGTCTACTTCCCAGAGAAGTTTTAACCCAAGGACATCGCCATGCAATTGATTTATACCAATCTGGACAAACGGCATTTTTAGCTTCTGGGCCAGAGTTTCTCAAAACAATTGCTACTAATGCTCCCCAGATTGCAGCAGCGTCAGCGATCGCACCCCAGCTGACCGGTGATACTGGCAAAAAAAATGTAGCTGTGATGAATGTAGTTGTCCCCCGCGCCAGTAAACACCCGGATGCGGCTGTAAAGTTTGCTTTATTTCTCACCAATGATGAAAATCAGCTAGCCTTTGCCAAAGAGGCGAATGTCTTACCATCTACAATCAAAGCACTGGGAGATAGTTATTTTAAAAATGTCCCACAGACTGCTTCAACTGTAGAAAAAGCGCGAATCACTAGCGCTGCACAACTACAACAAGCAGAGATTTTAATCCCAACTTTGAGGGATTCTAAACGTTTGCAAAGAGCAATTTATGAGAATTTGCAAGCAGCAATGTTAGATCAAAAAACTGTAGATAAAGCCTTGGAAGATGCGGCGCAAGAATGGGATAATCGGGCGTAA